A single genomic interval of Solimonas sp. K1W22B-7 harbors:
- a CDS encoding choice-of-anchor D domain-containing protein translates to MRRIPGSIVSGAALLAIAGLALAADTLVPRYAPLLISDPPAPDQGIGSGMAVDPDGNYVLAWTESGTRNGGSFDQVLARRIAFDGTPLTAPFAIEDGSNGSSRWPAIASDAHGNFVVAWGSSWTFNDQAIYARRYDAAGNPLDAAVQVSTENGSPHGGAAVAMNPAGDHIVSWIRNGDNAAVIARVFDAQGNPLGPEFALPDLPDPQSYPAGLGLGADRKVVYGHGVYTPSAGVTTFLQCFDVQGMPLTAPAAVVQPAGDIHPHYGKLLVAADGSIFLALQQIRVDNSIGKGYYEIQVQRIAADCATTIWGERVASVEGTQGNYADPLLALNRSQSEVAVSWYFDTPAGRTGLMRRYGYSGGALSDAATVLSGFSYPGAPQLALRQAGFTAAWSGYRSGDFSNHRDVYAQGFAASASQPRLQLGTGTLAFGAQPVGTTSTARNLTIGNNGTAPLSVGSVSVSGDFFVAANGCNAGLVAPGASCTISLRFRPTTPDAHEGTLRIATNAADEPATVRLSGSGLAHAPLPEVSPLSLAFGKQALNTTGNIRSVVIGNGGNAPLQVGSVSVTGENRGDFSVRSNNCSVLQPGQSCSIGLQFRPGFAGARNASLSIPFGDGIAASQSVALSGSGTGICARIAIGPIGSLICVGLGLGQ, encoded by the coding sequence ATGCGTCGGATACCGGGATCGATCGTTTCGGGTGCTGCGCTGCTGGCCATTGCCGGCCTGGCGCTCGCAGCGGACACGCTGGTGCCGCGCTATGCGCCCCTGCTGATCAGCGATCCGCCGGCCCCCGACCAGGGCATCGGCAGCGGCATGGCCGTCGATCCCGATGGAAACTACGTGCTGGCCTGGACCGAGTCCGGCACGCGAAACGGCGGAAGCTTCGACCAGGTACTCGCACGCAGGATCGCCTTCGACGGCACGCCCCTGACGGCGCCCTTCGCCATCGAGGACGGCAGCAACGGCAGCAGCCGCTGGCCTGCGATCGCCTCCGACGCCCACGGCAACTTCGTGGTGGCCTGGGGCAGCAGCTGGACCTTCAACGACCAGGCCATCTACGCCCGCCGCTACGACGCGGCCGGCAATCCGCTCGATGCCGCCGTGCAGGTCAGCACCGAGAACGGGTCCCCCCACGGGGGTGCCGCGGTAGCCATGAATCCCGCCGGCGACCATATCGTCAGCTGGATTCGCAATGGCGACAACGCGGCGGTGATCGCGCGCGTGTTCGATGCCCAGGGCAACCCGCTGGGCCCCGAGTTCGCCCTGCCGGATCTGCCGGACCCGCAGTCCTACCCGGCCGGCCTCGGGCTGGGCGCGGATCGCAAGGTGGTCTACGGCCACGGCGTCTACACCCCCAGCGCGGGCGTGACCACGTTCCTGCAGTGCTTCGACGTCCAGGGCATGCCGCTGACCGCTCCGGCAGCCGTGGTGCAGCCGGCAGGCGACATCCACCCGCACTACGGCAAGCTGCTGGTCGCGGCGGACGGCAGCATCTTCCTGGCCCTGCAGCAGATCCGCGTCGACAACAGCATCGGCAAGGGCTACTACGAAATCCAGGTGCAGCGCATCGCCGCGGACTGCGCCACGACGATCTGGGGCGAGCGTGTCGCTTCCGTCGAAGGGACACAGGGCAACTACGCCGACCCGCTGCTGGCGTTGAACCGCTCGCAGAGCGAGGTGGCCGTGAGCTGGTACTTCGACACCCCGGCCGGGCGCACCGGCCTGATGCGCCGGTATGGCTATTCCGGCGGCGCGCTGTCGGATGCGGCAACCGTGCTCAGCGGTTTCTCCTACCCGGGAGCGCCGCAGCTGGCCCTGCGCCAGGCCGGCTTCACTGCGGCCTGGAGCGGGTACCGGAGCGGCGATTTCTCCAACCACAGGGACGTTTACGCACAGGGCTTTGCCGCCAGCGCCAGCCAGCCCCGCCTGCAGCTCGGCACGGGCACGCTGGCCTTCGGCGCGCAGCCCGTCGGCACTACCAGCACCGCGCGCAACCTCACCATCGGCAACAACGGCACCGCTCCCCTCTCGGTGGGCTCCGTGAGCGTTTCCGGCGATTTCTTCGTGGCCGCCAACGGATGCAATGCGGGGCTCGTCGCACCCGGCGCTTCCTGCACGATCAGCCTGCGCTTCCGCCCGACGACGCCGGACGCGCACGAAGGCACCTTGCGCATCGCCACCAACGCAGCGGACGAGCCGGCCACGGTCCGGCTCAGCGGCAGCGGCCTTGCGCATGCGCCGTTGCCCGAGGTCTCCCCGCTCTCGCTGGCCTTCGGAAAGCAGGCCCTGAATACCACGGGCAACATCCGCAGCGTGGTCATCGGCAACGGCGGCAACGCCCCGCTGCAGGTCGGCAGCGTCAGCGTCACCGGTGAAAACCGCGGCGACTTCAGTGTGCGCAGCAACAACTGCTCCGTGCTGCAACCCGGCCAGTCCTGCAGCATCGGCCTGCAGTTCAGGCCGGGCTTCGCCGGCGCGCGCAACGCCAGCCTCAGCATCCCCTTCGGCGACGGCATCGCCGCCAGCCAGTCGGTCGCGCTCAGTGGCTCCGGCACAGGCATCTGCGCACGCATCGCCATCGGCCCCATCGGCTCGCTGATCTGCGTCGGCCTCGGCCTGGGGCAGTAG
- a CDS encoding Calx-beta domain-containing protein, with the protein MSKPCLPRRAALPLFAAVLAALSTTAAAGPNDVFFSEYAEGSSNNKVLEIYNNTGASIDLAAAAYKIRVYANGAVAPGSTFNLSGTLAAGGVHVVAHASTASPCLLSPAANQAIALNYNGNDAVELVRGAGNEVLDVIGQVGVDPGAAGWGTDPANTTDNTIRRKTTVTSGDTSGGDAFDPSTQWDGYAVNTCDGFGTHTINPGATSFSIDDASVTEGNAGTTVLTFTVTKSGSGAGSVDYATMDGSATEASGDYVFSGGTLNFGAGSGGTNSSQTISVTVNGDIADEGVETLQVLLSGSGVTFTRDTGTGSILNDDATCSVTHSIMQIQGTAHLSTLDGMTGITTKGVITARDSNGFYMQDPQGDGNANTSDGILVFTSSAPAGSLAVGDQVCVTGEVDEFRPGGVSVNGLTITELKNASITEIPGLFASPVVTPTLLGAGGRPFPTTVIDNDTANGMAQGNVEIPAQTTYDPAEDGIDFYESLEGMLVRINNPVAVSPDPGNFGEIWMVSDGLSGHLGSGRNSRGGITMGATDGNPERFMVSASFSGATVPTTVNVGDSFTQGGNNYLLGIGDTLYISGLSSGYYYFAPTSSLARVSGGIAPEVTAITGSADKLTVADYNVENLAFTNPQAKFDGLAAQIVNNLKSPDILALMEVQDDNGAPASGECPAVADGTVSAGQTLAKLKAAITAAGGPSYSHTQIDPQDCTDGGEPGGNIRLAYLYNTARVSFVGGSAGDATTATQPQLSGGKLTLSQNPGRIDPTNPDFAVSRKPLAAVFEFNGRRVLLVANHFSSKGGSDPAWGRLQPPVNGSIDKRSGQATAVNKFVDAALALDPNARIVVLGDMNEFSFNEPLHILTGAQATGPDNPIAPVLTDLADEAFPAEERYTYVFEGQSQTLDHLLVSDALVSGSEIDILHINSEFDDQKSDHDPSLAALSIPACEAGTLAFAGAPYAIAETNADQLLTVTVRRSGGDCGAVSVRVGTADPASGVAATAGDDYTAVSSQLLSWADGDNADKTLVVTIKGDALNELNESFALQLSSVLGGATAGGNTSATIANDDPLPTVSFAFPTSALPEDWISGFAFAELRLSAPSGRDVIVPYTVAGSAIAGIGGDYTNVTANPLTIPAGSTSASIAYLIADDATVEPDETIITAIAVGVMNATVGSGTMHTHTIWDDETTLGLSSPILGFSSPSIGTPSTPQTLTLTNRSAHGILFVGDPSFGGANAADFAIGTNHCGELPLGPGHSCTISVVFTPRDLGVRNASLSIPSDAAGSPAIVTLRGTGPAIVGKPGRIGLYSASVSAKETSGVAVFKVVRANGKDGAVSVQYTTAPGTAVAGSDYASSTGTLTWAAGDSTAKLVNVVVVDDHLVEGKEDFTLTLSGPTGGATLGRSSSKATITSVDRPGMLAFGVPGITVSESAGTATVTVSRSGGDGNAASIHYATADGTALAGNDYGSVSGDLTWAAGESGNRSFTIPITWDSLGETSEHFSVLLSNPSGGAKLGSRNRLTVKITNVAH; encoded by the coding sequence ATGTCCAAGCCTTGCCTGCCGCGCCGCGCGGCCCTGCCGCTGTTCGCCGCCGTTCTGGCCGCCCTGTCGACCACCGCCGCCGCGGGCCCCAACGACGTGTTCTTCTCCGAATACGCCGAGGGCAGCAGCAACAACAAGGTCCTGGAAATCTACAACAATACCGGCGCCAGCATCGACCTGGCCGCCGCTGCCTACAAGATCCGTGTCTACGCCAACGGCGCCGTCGCGCCGGGCAGCACCTTCAATCTCAGCGGTACGCTGGCGGCCGGTGGCGTGCACGTGGTCGCCCATGCGTCCACGGCCTCGCCCTGCCTGCTGTCGCCCGCCGCCAACCAGGCCATCGCGCTGAACTACAACGGCAACGACGCGGTGGAACTGGTGCGCGGCGCCGGCAACGAGGTGCTGGACGTGATCGGCCAGGTCGGCGTCGACCCCGGCGCCGCCGGCTGGGGCACAGACCCGGCCAACACCACCGACAACACGATCCGCCGCAAGACCACGGTCACCAGCGGCGACACCAGCGGCGGCGACGCCTTCGATCCGTCCACCCAGTGGGACGGTTACGCCGTCAACACCTGCGACGGCTTCGGCACGCACACGATCAACCCCGGCGCCACCAGCTTCAGCATCGACGACGCCTCGGTCACCGAGGGCAACGCCGGCACCACGGTGCTGACCTTCACCGTCACCAAGAGCGGGAGCGGCGCGGGCAGCGTCGACTACGCCACCATGGACGGCAGCGCCACCGAGGCCAGCGGCGACTACGTCTTCTCCGGCGGCACGCTGAACTTCGGCGCCGGCAGCGGCGGCACCAACAGCAGCCAGACCATCAGCGTCACCGTCAACGGCGACATCGCCGACGAGGGCGTGGAGACCCTGCAGGTGCTGCTCAGCGGCAGCGGCGTGACGTTCACGCGCGACACCGGCACCGGCAGCATCCTCAACGACGACGCCACCTGCAGCGTCACCCACAGCATCATGCAGATCCAGGGCACGGCCCACCTGTCGACGCTGGACGGCATGACCGGCATCACCACCAAGGGCGTCATCACCGCGCGCGACTCCAACGGCTTCTACATGCAGGACCCGCAGGGCGACGGCAACGCCAATACCTCCGACGGCATCCTGGTGTTCACCAGCAGTGCCCCGGCGGGCAGCCTCGCGGTGGGCGACCAAGTCTGCGTCACCGGCGAGGTGGACGAGTTCCGCCCGGGCGGCGTCAGCGTCAACGGCCTGACCATCACCGAGCTGAAGAACGCCAGCATCACCGAGATTCCCGGCCTGTTCGCCAGCCCGGTCGTCACGCCGACCCTGCTCGGTGCCGGCGGCCGCCCCTTCCCCACCACGGTGATCGACAACGACACCGCCAACGGCATGGCGCAGGGCAACGTCGAGATTCCCGCGCAGACCACCTACGACCCCGCCGAAGACGGCATCGATTTCTACGAGTCGCTGGAAGGCATGCTGGTGCGCATCAACAACCCGGTGGCGGTCAGCCCCGATCCGGGCAACTTCGGCGAGATCTGGATGGTCTCCGACGGCCTGTCCGGGCACCTGGGCAGCGGCCGCAACAGCCGCGGCGGCATCACCATGGGCGCCACCGACGGCAACCCCGAGCGCTTCATGGTCAGCGCCAGCTTCAGCGGCGCCACCGTGCCCACCACCGTCAACGTCGGCGACAGCTTCACCCAGGGCGGCAACAACTACCTGCTCGGCATCGGCGACACTCTGTACATCAGCGGCCTGTCCAGCGGCTACTACTACTTCGCGCCCACCAGCAGCCTGGCCCGCGTGTCCGGCGGCATCGCGCCCGAAGTCACCGCCATCACCGGCAGCGCCGACAAGCTCACCGTGGCCGACTACAACGTCGAGAACCTCGCCTTCACCAATCCCCAGGCCAAGTTCGACGGCCTGGCCGCGCAGATCGTCAACAATCTCAAGTCGCCCGACATCCTGGCGCTGATGGAAGTGCAGGACGACAACGGCGCCCCGGCCAGCGGCGAATGCCCGGCGGTGGCCGACGGCACCGTCAGCGCCGGCCAGACGCTGGCCAAGCTCAAGGCGGCCATCACCGCCGCGGGCGGCCCCTCGTACAGCCACACCCAGATCGATCCGCAGGACTGCACCGACGGCGGCGAGCCCGGCGGCAACATCCGCCTGGCCTATCTCTACAACACGGCGCGCGTCAGCTTCGTCGGCGGCAGCGCCGGCGACGCCACCACCGCCACCCAGCCGCAGCTCTCCGGCGGCAAGCTCACGCTGAGCCAGAACCCCGGCCGCATCGACCCGACCAACCCCGACTTCGCCGTCTCGCGCAAGCCGCTGGCCGCCGTGTTCGAATTCAACGGCCGGCGTGTGCTGCTGGTGGCCAATCACTTCTCCTCCAAGGGCGGCAGCGATCCCGCCTGGGGCCGCCTGCAGCCGCCGGTCAACGGCAGCATCGACAAGCGCTCCGGCCAGGCCACCGCCGTCAACAAGTTCGTCGACGCCGCGCTGGCGCTGGACCCCAACGCCCGCATCGTGGTGCTGGGCGACATGAACGAGTTCAGCTTCAACGAGCCCCTGCACATCCTCACCGGCGCGCAGGCCACCGGCCCCGACAACCCCATCGCCCCGGTCCTGACCGACCTCGCCGACGAGGCCTTCCCGGCCGAAGAGCGCTACACCTACGTCTTCGAGGGCCAGTCGCAGACCCTGGACCACCTGCTGGTGTCCGACGCCCTGGTGTCCGGCTCCGAAATCGACATCCTGCACATCAACAGCGAGTTCGACGACCAGAAGTCCGACCACGACCCGAGCCTGGCCGCGCTGTCGATCCCGGCTTGCGAGGCCGGCACACTGGCCTTCGCCGGCGCGCCTTACGCGATCGCCGAGACCAACGCCGACCAGTTGCTGACCGTCACCGTCCGCCGCAGCGGCGGCGATTGCGGCGCGGTCAGCGTGCGCGTGGGCACCGCCGATCCGGCCTCCGGCGTCGCTGCCACCGCCGGCGACGACTACACGGCCGTGTCCAGCCAGCTGCTGAGCTGGGCCGACGGCGACAACGCCGACAAGACCCTGGTGGTTACCATCAAGGGCGATGCGCTCAACGAGCTCAACGAGAGCTTCGCGCTGCAATTGTCCTCCGTCCTCGGCGGCGCAACGGCAGGCGGCAATACCAGCGCCACGATCGCCAATGACGATCCGTTGCCGACGGTGTCCTTCGCATTCCCCACCAGCGCCCTGCCCGAAGACTGGATCTCCGGCTTTGCCTTCGCCGAACTACGCCTCAGCGCTCCCTCCGGCCGCGATGTCATCGTGCCCTACACGGTCGCCGGCAGCGCTATCGCCGGCATCGGCGGCGACTACACCAATGTCACCGCCAATCCGCTGACGATCCCGGCCGGCAGCACCAGCGCCAGCATCGCCTACCTCATTGCCGACGACGCCACGGTGGAGCCTGACGAAACCATCATCACGGCGATCGCTGTGGGTGTGATGAACGCCACTGTCGGCAGCGGCACCATGCACACCCATACCATCTGGGATGACGAGACGACGCTGGGTCTCAGCAGCCCCATCCTGGGCTTCAGCAGTCCCAGTATCGGCACGCCGAGCACCCCACAGACGCTTACGCTGACCAACCGCAGCGCACACGGCATCCTGTTCGTGGGCGATCCCAGCTTCGGCGGCGCCAACGCCGCCGACTTCGCCATCGGCACCAACCACTGCGGCGAGCTGCCGCTCGGGCCGGGGCACAGCTGCACGATCAGCGTCGTCTTCACCCCGCGCGACCTTGGCGTACGCAACGCCAGCCTCAGCATCCCCTCCGACGCAGCGGGCAGTCCGGCAATCGTCACGCTGCGCGGCACCGGCCCCGCTATCGTCGGCAAGCCCGGCCGGATCGGCCTCTACTCCGCTTCGGTCAGTGCCAAGGAGACCAGCGGCGTCGCCGTGTTCAAGGTCGTCCGCGCCAACGGCAAGGACGGCGCGGTCAGCGTGCAATACACCACCGCTCCGGGCACGGCAGTGGCCGGCAGCGACTACGCCAGCAGCACCGGCACCCTCACCTGGGCCGCCGGTGACTCCACAGCCAAGCTGGTGAACGTCGTCGTGGTCGATGACCACTTGGTGGAAGGCAAGGAAGACTTCACGCTGACGCTGAGCGGGCCCACCGGCGGCGCTACCCTGGGCCGCAGCAGCAGCAAGGCCACCATCACCAGCGTTGACCGGCCCGGCATGCTGGCCTTTGGCGTCCCCGGCATCACAGTCAGCGAGAGCGCCGGCACCGCCACCGTCACCGTGAGCCGCAGCGGCGGCGACGGCAACGCCGCCAGCATCCACTATGCGACTGCCGACGGCACTGCCTTGGCGGGCAATGACTACGGCTCCGTCTCGGGCGATCTCACCTGGGCGGCCGGCGAAAGCGGCAACCGCAGCTTCACGATTCCGATCACCTGGGACAGCCTGGGCGAAACGAGCGAGCATTTCAGCGTCCTGCTCTCCAACCCCTCGGGCGGCGCCAAGCTCGGCTCCCGCAACCGGCTGACGGTGAAGATCACCAACGTCGCGCACTGA
- a CDS encoding sensor histidine kinase, with product MRFDLSLRGRFIGALLLVAVILAVGFGHAVGRFVEVLEQELKNRSLVRELDHLQAYLERGQPLPPTHEPEVRAYLLHPGDSTAGLPEPLQRLRAGKRREIEWQGRAYQAGRRDVGELRLYAMLDIHDVEQLERRLIALAVLFVTAGLAFAVLLGLLLSRVVTGPVSRLAQRVRALDPSQRGVRVGDRYGDREIASIADAFDRYLEDMDQFVAREQAFTEDASHELRTPLTVMSSAAELLEGSPELGPQNRERVARIRRAAAQMRSLIEALLYLSRRDGGLAEDDCELGELLQEAVEAQREASMARGIGLLCRIDTPQRLRAPRGMVLCVINNLLGNALQHTDHGLVELRLEPGRICVQDSGAGIPDAELPRIFERHYRGAQSRGSGLGLYIVKRICDQLGWRIEAGNAPGGGARFEVYFVTASA from the coding sequence ATGCGGTTTGACCTGAGCCTGCGCGGCCGCTTCATCGGCGCGCTGCTGCTGGTGGCGGTGATCCTTGCGGTGGGCTTCGGCCACGCCGTGGGCCGTTTCGTGGAGGTGCTCGAGCAGGAGCTCAAGAACCGCAGCCTGGTACGTGAGCTGGACCACCTGCAGGCTTATCTCGAACGCGGCCAGCCCCTGCCGCCGACGCATGAACCGGAGGTCCGCGCCTACCTGCTGCATCCCGGCGATTCGACCGCGGGCCTGCCCGAGCCGCTGCAGCGCCTGCGTGCCGGAAAGCGCCGCGAGATCGAGTGGCAGGGCCGCGCCTACCAGGCCGGCCGCCGCGACGTCGGCGAGCTGCGCCTGTACGCGATGCTCGACATCCACGACGTCGAGCAGCTGGAGCGCCGGCTGATCGCGCTGGCCGTCCTGTTCGTGACCGCCGGCCTGGCCTTCGCGGTGCTGCTGGGGCTGCTGCTGTCGCGCGTCGTCACCGGGCCGGTCTCGCGCCTGGCGCAGCGGGTGCGGGCGCTGGACCCCTCGCAGCGCGGCGTCCGCGTGGGCGATCGCTACGGCGACCGCGAGATCGCCAGCATCGCCGATGCCTTCGACCGCTACCTGGAGGACATGGACCAGTTCGTGGCGCGCGAGCAGGCCTTCACCGAGGACGCCAGCCACGAGCTGCGCACGCCGCTGACCGTCATGAGCAGTGCGGCGGAGCTGCTGGAGGGCTCGCCGGAACTGGGCCCGCAGAACCGCGAGCGCGTGGCGCGCATCCGCCGCGCCGCGGCGCAGATGCGCAGCCTGATCGAGGCGCTGCTGTACCTGTCGCGCCGCGACGGCGGCCTGGCCGAGGATGACTGCGAGTTGGGCGAGCTGCTGCAGGAGGCGGTCGAGGCCCAGCGCGAGGCCAGCATGGCCCGCGGCATCGGCCTGCTATGCCGGATCGATACCCCGCAGCGGCTGCGGGCGCCGCGCGGCATGGTGCTGTGCGTGATCAACAACCTGCTCGGCAACGCCCTGCAGCACACCGACCACGGCCTGGTGGAGCTGCGCCTGGAGCCGGGCCGCATCTGCGTGCAGGACAGCGGCGCCGGCATCCCGGACGCGGAACTGCCACGCATCTTCGAGCGCCACTACCGCGGCGCGCAGAGCCGCGGCAGCGGCCTGGGGCTGTACATCGTCAAGCGCATCTGCGACCAGCTGGGCTGGCGCATCGAGGCCGGCAATGCACCGGGCGGCGGGGCTCGGTTTGAGGTGTACTTCGTCACTGCCTCAGCGTGA
- a CDS encoding phosphoethanolamine transferase, which translates to MPLPSKVAPPARADAAAPALILPAWAWPFALPLPRLPVISANRLLMLVVAYLALTQNLSFLHAVVASVPSPAGPQEVRIMASAALALVTLLTLALAPFAWRRTIKPALVLFLVTAAVCSYFMDSFGTVIDKSMLVNVARTDRHEAGDLLQLGLVVHVLLQGLLPAWLVIRWPLRLASPWLEARRRLTLAASMLAVFLAVFLAQQQTLMIWGRIHRDVRVYVNPTFPLHAVKGFAEDNLWQGKRPPPQPIATDAVRQVAAGARPLLVVLVVGETTRAANFQLNGYGRATTPRLAQLPGLVNYPDVSSCGTYTAESVPCMFSIDGREHFSRKRAEKQENLLDVLKRVGVAVGWRDNDGGCQNTCNRVGMESLNSARNPVLCSGGECHDGILLEDLQRHYPAAGAKLLVLHTKGSHGPAYYKRYPDSARLFTPDCRDANVQRCTQQELVNAYDNTIAYTDQVLAQLVEKLRAQQGQMDMVMIYVSDHGESLGENGIYLHGLPWQLAPPEQKHVPMVAWFSDGAPAALGLDMACVNRASKAAHSHDDLFSTLLGLFAVKTRAYAAPQDLFGACRAGPADAV; encoded by the coding sequence ATGCCCCTGCCGTCCAAAGTCGCGCCGCCCGCCCGTGCCGATGCCGCCGCGCCCGCCCTGATCCTGCCCGCATGGGCCTGGCCGTTCGCGCTGCCCCTGCCGCGGCTGCCGGTGATCAGCGCCAACCGCCTGCTGATGCTGGTGGTGGCTTACCTGGCGCTGACCCAGAACCTGTCCTTCCTGCACGCGGTGGTGGCCTCGGTGCCGTCGCCGGCGGGGCCGCAGGAGGTCCGCATCATGGCCAGTGCCGCGCTGGCGCTGGTGACGCTGCTGACCCTGGCGCTGGCGCCGTTCGCCTGGCGGCGCACGATCAAGCCGGCGCTGGTGCTGTTCCTGGTGACGGCGGCGGTCTGCAGCTACTTCATGGACAGCTTCGGCACGGTGATCGACAAGTCCATGCTGGTGAACGTGGCACGCACCGACCGCCACGAGGCCGGCGACCTGCTGCAACTCGGCCTGGTCGTCCACGTGCTGCTGCAGGGCCTGCTGCCGGCCTGGCTGGTGATCCGCTGGCCGCTGCGCCTGGCCAGTCCCTGGCTGGAGGCGCGCCGCCGCCTGACGCTCGCCGCGAGCATGCTGGCGGTGTTCCTGGCGGTGTTCCTGGCCCAGCAGCAGACCCTGATGATCTGGGGGCGCATCCATCGCGACGTGCGCGTCTACGTCAATCCGACGTTCCCGCTGCACGCCGTCAAGGGCTTTGCCGAAGACAACCTGTGGCAGGGCAAGCGGCCGCCGCCGCAGCCGATCGCCACCGACGCGGTGCGCCAGGTGGCCGCCGGCGCCCGGCCGCTGCTGGTGGTGCTGGTGGTGGGCGAGACCACGCGCGCCGCCAATTTCCAGCTCAACGGCTATGGCCGCGCCACCACGCCGCGGCTGGCGCAGCTGCCCGGGCTGGTCAACTACCCCGACGTCAGTTCCTGCGGCACCTACACCGCCGAGTCCGTGCCCTGCATGTTCTCCATCGACGGCCGCGAGCACTTCAGCCGCAAGCGCGCCGAGAAGCAGGAAAACCTGCTGGACGTGCTCAAGCGCGTCGGCGTGGCGGTGGGCTGGCGCGACAATGACGGCGGCTGCCAGAACACTTGCAACCGCGTGGGCATGGAGTCGCTGAACAGCGCCAGGAACCCGGTGCTGTGCTCCGGCGGCGAATGCCACGACGGCATCCTGCTGGAAGACCTGCAGCGGCACTACCCGGCGGCGGGCGCCAAGCTGCTGGTGCTGCACACCAAGGGCAGCCATGGCCCGGCCTACTACAAGCGCTACCCGGATTCGGCGCGGCTGTTCACGCCCGACTGCCGCGACGCCAACGTGCAGCGCTGCACGCAGCAGGAACTGGTCAACGCCTACGACAACACCATCGCCTACACCGACCAGGTGCTGGCGCAGCTGGTGGAAAAGCTGCGCGCGCAGCAGGGGCAGATGGACATGGTGATGATCTACGTCTCCGACCACGGCGAGAGCCTGGGCGAGAACGGTATCTACCTTCACGGCTTGCCCTGGCAGCTGGCGCCGCCGGAGCAGAAGCATGTACCGATGGTCGCCTGGTTCTCGGACGGCGCCCCGGCGGCGCTGGGCCTGGACATGGCCTGCGTCAACCGGGCCAGCAAGGCGGCGCACTCTCACGACGACCTGTTCTCCACGCTGCTGGGCCTGTTCGCGGTGAAGACGCGCGCCTACGCCGCGCCGCAGGATCTGTTCGGTGCCTGCCGCGCGGGTCCGGCGGATGCGGTTTGA
- a CDS encoding dioxygenase family protein produces the protein MSRQAPNPLDSSRLTELRRFMTRRRAMGLIGAGAAAALVAGCGGGGSEGTTDSSSGSSGGSSSGGTTGGTTGGSSSGTCTRVAEETNGPFPADGTNTNGGVLKNVFTDSRAFRTDIRSDFDGTNTQTGTPLTVTVTLQNVNGSCGVLAGYYVYVWHCSRNGNYSQYSGTMNGGDFSDRTWLRGVGRTDTNGQVTFTTIFPGRYAGRATHIHFEVYPDGTPEHNEVVATSQLAFPASVTSQVYTNTTLYPSSAANNTTNERDNVFSDGTDTEMVTISGSNALGYAASITVAVAA, from the coding sequence ATGTCCCGCCAGGCCCCCAATCCCCTCGATTCCTCCAGGCTCACCGAGCTGCGCCGGTTCATGACGCGCCGGCGCGCCATGGGCCTGATCGGGGCCGGTGCGGCGGCGGCCCTGGTGGCCGGTTGTGGTGGCGGCGGCAGCGAGGGAACCACCGACAGCTCCAGCGGCTCATCCGGGGGCTCCAGCAGCGGCGGCACCACGGGCGGCACGACCGGCGGTAGTTCCAGCGGAACCTGCACGCGCGTGGCGGAGGAGACCAACGGGCCGTTCCCGGCGGACGGCACCAACACCAATGGCGGGGTGCTGAAGAACGTCTTCACCGACTCTCGCGCCTTCCGCACCGACATCCGTTCGGATTTCGACGGCACCAACACCCAGACCGGTACGCCGCTGACGGTGACCGTGACGCTGCAGAACGTCAACGGCAGCTGCGGCGTGCTGGCGGGCTATTACGTCTATGTCTGGCACTGCAGCCGCAACGGCAACTACAGCCAGTACAGCGGCACGATGAACGGCGGCGACTTCTCGGACCGCACCTGGCTGCGCGGCGTGGGCCGCACCGATACCAACGGCCAGGTGACCTTCACCACGATCTTCCCGGGGCGCTATGCCGGCCGTGCGACGCACATCCACTTCGAGGTCTACCCGGACGGCACGCCGGAGCACAACGAGGTGGTGGCGACCTCGCAGCTGGCCTTCCCGGCCAGCGTCACCAGCCAGGTCTACACCAACACCACGCTGTATCCGAGCAGCGCGGCCAACAACACCACCAACGAGCGCGACAACGTGTTCAGCGACGGTACCGACACCGAGATGGTGACGATCAGCGGCAGCAATGCGCTGGGCTATGCGGCCAGCATCACGGTGGCGGTGGCGGCTTGA
- a CDS encoding DUF6928 family protein, producing the protein MGAKTWMLAYVEGKASDHLSSDPSLDRQACAALAAQLFPAERLEPIADGNLSYTCPPDNEIYVGCFPGVRIVAAREFGIDRPSKLGQHFLAAANGAAVYLHAMHSVVDWFAYAIWVNGKLQRSLSVSPDNGVIEDIGARLDFEQPFWSGAQPACDPEDDDNDYPLAFHPLELGEAALLHLFGYQLEGFMEPGHLEPEHIPLAGFRRARRKWKLW; encoded by the coding sequence ATGGGCGCAAAAACCTGGATGCTCGCCTACGTCGAAGGCAAGGCGAGCGATCATCTGTCCTCAGACCCCTCACTGGACCGCCAAGCCTGCGCCGCACTGGCGGCCCAGCTGTTTCCCGCCGAGCGGCTGGAACCCATCGCCGACGGCAACCTGTCGTATACCTGCCCGCCGGACAATGAAATCTACGTGGGCTGTTTTCCCGGCGTCCGTATCGTGGCAGCCAGGGAGTTCGGCATTGACCGCCCGTCGAAGCTCGGCCAGCACTTCCTCGCCGCGGCCAACGGCGCCGCCGTCTACCTTCACGCCATGCACAGCGTCGTGGACTGGTTCGCCTATGCCATCTGGGTGAACGGAAAGCTCCAGCGCTCCCTGAGTGTGTCGCCGGACAACGGCGTGATCGAAGACATCGGCGCGCGCCTGGATTTCGAACAGCCGTTCTGGTCCGGAGCACAACCGGCCTGCGACCCGGAGGACGACGACAACGACTACCCCCTCGCCTTCCATCCACTGGAACTCGGAGAGGCGGCGCTCCTGCATCTGTTCGGCTACCAGCTCGAAGGCTTCATGGAGCCCGGCCACCTGGAGCCCGAGCATATTCCGCTGGCCGGTTTCAGGCGGGCCAGGAGGAAGTGGAAGCTGTGGTGA